A single Ignavibacteriales bacterium DNA region contains:
- the ispG gene encoding (E)-4-hydroxy-3-methylbut-2-enyl-diphosphate synthase: MNTEQLAEFKKYCNSITRYSRYKTREVKIGDIPIGGSNPIRIQSMTTTDTMNTLATVEQTIRMVHAGCEYVRITAPSMNEAQNLAEIKKELRKRGYNVPLIADIHFTPNAAELAARIVEKVRVNPGNYVDKKKFEVIEYTDAEYEEEIDRIREKFTPLVKICKEYGTAMRIGTNHGSLSDRIMSRYGDTPLGMVESALEFLRICRDNDYHEIVLSMKASNTQVMVQAYRLLIQKMEEEGMNYPLHLGVTEAGDGEDGRIKSAVGIGALLEDGIGDTIRVSLTEEPEFEAPVAISLASRYNGRENHPAIKEVDGNPIDPFVYTRRTSSEMIGIGGSNVPRVVADLSHTAISQPNDLNQIGYFYDEPSDKWNMLDSASDFIYMGEQELPFDIPNGLRAIYKASFWKEKNLFGKGQPYYTFTEYLSEQDEAPLFSFVEMNIDDLTDAHLKLLKKENSIIPVFVTSNPHGMAEQRRMFIDFMNHGITAPVIIRRGYEVNDETFRIHASTDAGALLIDGLGDGLWLNCSGLSPKDINRISFGILQAARVRISKTEYIACPSCGRTLFDLVETTDRIRKRTEHLKGVKIAIMGCIVNGPGEMADADYGYVGSGPGKITLYRGKNIVKRNVNTENAVDELIELIREDGNWVESKIISA; encoded by the coding sequence ATGAATACAGAACAGTTAGCAGAGTTTAAAAAATATTGTAATTCCATTACACGTTATTCCCGTTACAAAACGCGGGAAGTTAAAATCGGTGATATCCCCATTGGCGGTTCGAACCCGATCCGGATTCAATCCATGACCACCACGGATACGATGAATACCCTCGCAACAGTTGAGCAGACCATCCGCATGGTGCACGCCGGATGTGAATACGTGCGCATCACCGCACCCAGCATGAATGAAGCACAAAATCTGGCTGAGATAAAAAAAGAGCTCCGCAAAAGAGGATACAATGTTCCCCTGATAGCTGACATCCACTTCACACCCAATGCAGCGGAACTCGCCGCGCGCATCGTTGAAAAAGTGCGCGTTAACCCGGGCAACTATGTTGACAAAAAGAAATTTGAAGTGATTGAATATACCGATGCTGAGTACGAAGAAGAGATTGACCGCATCCGTGAAAAATTCACACCGCTGGTAAAAATCTGCAAAGAATACGGTACCGCAATGCGCATCGGCACAAACCATGGCTCACTCTCCGACCGCATTATGAGCCGTTATGGTGATACACCGCTTGGCATGGTTGAATCCGCGCTGGAGTTCCTCCGCATCTGCCGCGATAACGATTATCATGAGATTGTTCTTTCCATGAAGGCAAGCAACACTCAGGTGATGGTTCAGGCATACCGGCTCCTCATTCAGAAGATGGAAGAGGAAGGAATGAATTATCCCCTTCATCTTGGTGTTACCGAAGCCGGCGACGGTGAAGATGGCCGCATTAAATCGGCTGTTGGTATCGGTGCCCTGCTTGAAGACGGCATAGGCGATACCATCCGCGTTTCACTAACTGAAGAACCGGAATTTGAAGCCCCGGTTGCAATCTCACTTGCATCCAGATATAACGGGCGTGAAAATCACCCCGCGATTAAAGAAGTTGACGGAAACCCCATAGATCCGTTTGTATATACACGCAGAACTTCTTCGGAGATGATCGGCATTGGCGGCTCAAATGTGCCCCGCGTGGTTGCGGACCTTTCACACACTGCCATCTCTCAGCCAAATGACCTGAATCAGATTGGTTATTTCTATGATGAGCCGAGTGATAAATGGAACATGCTGGACTCCGCGTCTGACTTTATTTACATGGGAGAACAGGAACTTCCTTTTGACATACCGAACGGACTCCGAGCGATATATAAAGCTTCCTTCTGGAAAGAGAAAAACCTCTTCGGCAAAGGACAGCCCTATTATACCTTTACTGAATATCTTTCAGAGCAGGATGAAGCACCCCTTTTCAGTTTTGTTGAGATGAACATAGATGACCTGACAGATGCACATCTGAAACTGCTGAAAAAAGAAAACTCCATCATACCGGTATTCGTTACTTCCAATCCCCATGGAATGGCCGAGCAGAGAAGGATGTTCATTGACTTTATGAATCATGGCATCACCGCTCCGGTAATCATCCGCCGGGGTTATGAGGTAAATGATGAAACATTCCGCATTCACGCATCCACCGATGCAGGAGCGCTTCTGATTGACGGACTGGGCGACGGCCTATGGCTAAACTGCTCTGGTCTGAGTCCCAAAGATATTAACCGGATTTCATTCGGAATCCTGCAGGCAGCCCGCGTGCGGATCTCAAAAACCGAATACATTGCCTGCCCCTCCTGCGGCAGAACACTCTTTGACCTGGTTGAAACCACCGACCGTATCCGTAAAAGAACTGAGCACCTGAAGGGGGTAAAAATTGCGATTATGGGATGCATAGTAAACGGTCCGGGTGAAATGGCTGATGCCGACTATGGCTACGTGGGCTCCGGCCCCGGAAAAATTACCCTCTACCGGGGTAAAAATATCGTGAAGCGCAATGTGAATACCGAAAATGCCGTGGATGAGCTGATAGAGCTGATCAGGGAGGACGGAAACTGGGTAGAAAGTAAAATAATTTCCGCTTGA
- a CDS encoding DJ-1/PfpI family protein produces the protein MVKNTVLLLLPPSGFADEGYRFMKQALSEKGFTVAVASSSGSLITGLNGTKVQPEIHLFQVHASNFAALLITGGEGWLKTEIKGGFDRVVKAFYASKKVIGAVCSGPVVLARSGVLTGLNAVCNPLYKQELIKAGVNFTDKEYVISGKIITGRGAASLPTFAMNYCSLLKT, from the coding sequence TTGGTTAAAAATACAGTTCTCCTGCTTCTGCCCCCGTCAGGTTTTGCCGATGAAGGGTACCGCTTTATGAAGCAGGCACTTTCTGAAAAGGGATTCACCGTTGCAGTTGCATCTTCCTCCGGATCGCTGATTACCGGCCTGAACGGTACCAAAGTTCAGCCTGAAATTCACCTCTTCCAGGTTCACGCATCAAATTTTGCCGCTCTCCTTATAACCGGCGGTGAGGGGTGGCTGAAAACTGAAATAAAAGGGGGATTTGACCGGGTTGTGAAGGCATTTTATGCGTCTAAAAAAGTGATCGGGGCGGTCTGCTCCGGCCCTGTTGTCCTGGCCAGAAGCGGAGTCCTGACCGGACTGAATGCGGTCTGCAATCCTCTTTACAAGCAGGAACTAATTAAAGCCGGAGTAAATTTTACTGATAAAGAATATGTCATCAGCGGAAAGATTATAACCGGACGGGGTGCTGCATCCCTCCCGACATTCGCGATGAACTATTGCAGTCTTTTGAAAACATAA
- a CDS encoding Nif3-like dinuclear metal center hexameric protein: protein MVVKDIVKFLDEWAPPGAAWERDNVGLQAGSLKAKVTNIMISLDCTLPVLEEALKRKCSLVISHHPLIFSPLKKINTDSDEISRILSFALKNDLTLLAYHTNLDFTLGGVNTALADLLELKNTRFLEPSPDVKQFKLAVFVPDTALEKVSSALFSAGAGVIGEYSECSFSSQGTGTFFGSENANPALGEKGRRESVSEQRLEVLLYEWQLKDAIIALKTAHPYEEPAYDIYPVKTNTKAYGFGIIGDLPAPAIHDAFLEMVAARINPFFTYTKGNKEFISRVAVCGGSASELLPKAIAAGADAFITADVRYHAFHDAGEKIMLISAGHYETEAPVLPYIKKRIEGFTASQENEIQTFIYSGTTNPVNYFYKSTEYLH, encoded by the coding sequence ATGGTTGTAAAGGATATAGTAAAATTCCTCGATGAGTGGGCGCCGCCGGGAGCGGCATGGGAGAGAGACAATGTCGGTCTTCAGGCAGGGTCTCTTAAAGCTAAGGTTACAAATATCATGATTTCTCTGGATTGTACCCTCCCTGTGCTTGAAGAGGCCTTAAAGCGAAAGTGCAGCCTTGTCATTTCGCATCATCCGCTTATTTTCAGTCCTCTGAAAAAGATTAATACCGATTCCGACGAAATTTCCAGAATTCTTTCCTTTGCCCTCAAAAACGACCTTACACTTTTAGCTTATCACACAAATCTTGATTTTACCCTCGGCGGAGTAAATACCGCACTGGCAGACCTTCTCGAACTTAAAAATACCCGTTTCCTGGAACCCTCACCGGATGTAAAACAATTTAAACTTGCCGTTTTTGTTCCTGATACCGCACTTGAAAAAGTATCTTCTGCACTCTTCAGCGCGGGAGCGGGAGTTATCGGTGAGTATTCCGAATGTTCTTTCTCCTCCCAAGGAACCGGCACTTTCTTCGGCTCTGAAAATGCTAACCCAGCTCTGGGAGAAAAAGGAAGACGCGAATCTGTAAGCGAACAGCGGCTTGAAGTTCTGCTGTATGAATGGCAGCTGAAGGATGCCATCATTGCTCTTAAAACCGCACACCCATATGAGGAGCCGGCTTATGATATCTATCCGGTGAAAACCAACACTAAAGCATACGGGTTTGGTATCATCGGCGATCTGCCAGCTCCGGCTATTCATGATGCATTTCTTGAAATGGTTGCTGCCAGAATAAACCCCTTCTTCACCTATACCAAGGGAAATAAAGAATTTATCAGCCGTGTGGCTGTATGCGGAGGATCAGCATCAGAACTGCTCCCAAAAGCTATTGCTGCCGGAGCGGATGCATTCATCACCGCGGATGTCCGCTACCATGCCTTTCACGATGCCGGTGAAAAGATCATGCTTATCAGCGCCGGACACTATGAAACCGAAGCACCCGTGCTTCCATATATCAAAAAGAGAATTGAGGGGTTTACCGCCTCTCAGGAAAATGAAATTCAGACTTTTATCTACAGCGGTACCACCAACCCTGTGAACTATTTTTATAAATCAACGGAGTACTTACATTGA